The Ignatzschineria rhizosphaerae genome contains a region encoding:
- the nusG gene encoding transcription termination/antitermination protein NusG, protein MHWYVIQAYSGYEGQVVRALHEYIAREGFESKFGEILVPTEEVVEVKDGKRRKSERKFFPGYVLIQADMDEEVWHLVNSVPRVIGFVGGKSDRPSPISEKEANAILNRIAQAEEGPRLKVLYEIGEEVRVIDGPFNEFNGSVTEVDSEKGRIKVSVMIFGRATPVDLEFSQVEKI, encoded by the coding sequence ATGCATTGGTATGTGATACAAGCTTATTCTGGGTACGAAGGACAAGTTGTTCGTGCGTTGCATGAGTATATTGCTCGTGAAGGCTTTGAGTCTAAGTTTGGCGAGATTTTAGTGCCAACTGAAGAAGTTGTAGAAGTAAAAGATGGAAAGCGTCGTAAAAGTGAGCGTAAGTTCTTTCCAGGATATGTGCTTATTCAGGCAGATATGGATGAGGAAGTTTGGCATCTAGTAAATAGTGTTCCACGAGTGATTGGTTTTGTCGGTGGAAAGAGTGATCGTCCTAGTCCTATCTCTGAAAAAGAAGCGAATGCGATTTTAAATCGTATTGCGCAAGCAGAAGAAGGGCCAAGATTGAAAGTGCTTTATGAAATCGGGGAAGAAGTTCGCGTGATTGATGGTCCATTTAATGAGTTTAATGGCTCTGTCACCGAGGTGGACTCTGAGAAAGGTCGCATAAAAGTATCGGTAATGATTTTTGGTCGTGCAACGCCGGTGGATCTTGAGTTTAGTCAGGTCGAAAAAATTTAA
- the rplK gene encoding 50S ribosomal protein L11, with amino-acid sequence MAKKVMSYINLQVAAGKANPSPPIGPALGQHGVNIMEFCKAFNAATQQLEPGMPIPVVITVYSDRSFTFITKTPPAAYLLKKAAGIKSGSPKPNTQKVGKVTRAQLEEIAKTKEPDLSSADLDAAVKIIAGSARSMGIEVEGV; translated from the coding sequence ATGGCAAAAAAAGTAATGTCTTATATCAACTTGCAGGTAGCTGCAGGTAAAGCGAATCCATCGCCACCAATCGGACCTGCTCTTGGTCAACATGGTGTGAATATCATGGAATTCTGTAAAGCGTTTAACGCAGCGACTCAACAACTTGAACCAGGAATGCCTATTCCAGTTGTGATCACTGTTTATAGTGACCGTTCATTCACGTTCATCACTAAAACGCCACCAGCAGCATATCTTCTTAAGAAAGCAGCTGGAATCAAATCTGGAAGTCCAAAACCAAATACACAAAAAGTTGGTAAAGTGACTCGTGCGCAATTAGAAGAAATTGCGAAAACTAAAGAGCCAGATTTATCATCAGCGGATCTTGATGCAGCGGTGAAAATCATTGCAGGAAGTGCGCGCTCAATGGGTATCGAAGTGGAGGGCGTGTAA
- the rplA gene encoding 50S ribosomal protein L1 yields MAKLTKKQKAILELVDATKVYTLTEAVELLGKVPAAKFEESFEVALNLGVDPRKSDQVVRGATVMPNGTGKDVRVAVFAQGANAEAAKAAGADVVGFEDLAESIKGGDLNFDVVIATPDAMRVVGQLGQVLGPRGLMPNPRVGTVTPDVATAVTNAKSGQVRFRTDKSGIVHAAIGKANFDVEKLRGNLQALIAEVTRLKPASAKGVYIKKLTVSTTMGPGIAVDLASV; encoded by the coding sequence ATGGCTAAGTTAACTAAAAAACAAAAAGCAATTTTAGAGCTTGTTGATGCTACTAAAGTATACACTTTAACAGAAGCAGTTGAATTACTTGGTAAAGTGCCAGCGGCTAAATTTGAAGAATCTTTTGAAGTTGCGTTAAACCTTGGTGTTGATCCACGTAAATCAGACCAAGTTGTTCGCGGTGCGACAGTAATGCCTAACGGAACTGGTAAAGATGTTCGCGTAGCAGTATTTGCACAAGGTGCTAATGCTGAAGCAGCAAAAGCTGCTGGTGCAGACGTTGTTGGTTTTGAAGATTTAGCAGAAAGCATTAAAGGTGGCGATTTAAACTTTGACGTTGTAATCGCAACGCCAGATGCTATGCGTGTTGTTGGACAATTAGGTCAAGTGTTAGGTCCACGTGGCTTAATGCCTAACCCACGTGTTGGTACAGTAACTCCTGATGTTGCAACGGCAGTTACTAATGCAAAATCTGGTCAGGTTCGTTTCCGTACTGATAAGTCAGGTATTGTTCACGCTGCAATCGGTAAAGCAAACTTCGATGTTGAAAAACTTCGTGGCAACTTACAAGCATTGATCGCAGAAGTAACACGTTTGAAGCCTGCTTCAGCAAAAGGTGTTTACATCAAAAAATTAACAGTATCTACGACTATGGGTCCTGGTATTGCTGTTGATTTGGCATCAGTATAA
- the rplJ gene encoding 50S ribosomal protein L10 produces MSSLQSKQEVVQEVNGVANGAHSLVLSEYHGLTVAQITSLRNAARSANVDIRVVKNTLARLALKDTQFEDAIPSLVGPIIMAFSMSEEDPVAGARVIHTFLKEKANEKLVVKAIAHDGEVHDGSALKAIASLPTKEEAISMFLAVLKAPVQKLAATLASVRDKKEAEAA; encoded by the coding sequence ATGAGTTCTTTGCAAAGTAAACAAGAAGTGGTTCAAGAAGTTAATGGGGTAGCAAATGGTGCTCACTCATTAGTACTTTCAGAATACCACGGGCTTACGGTAGCTCAGATTACATCTCTTCGTAATGCGGCAAGATCAGCAAATGTTGATATCCGTGTTGTGAAAAACACATTAGCAAGACTTGCATTAAAAGACACACAGTTTGAAGATGCAATTCCAAGTCTTGTAGGACCAATCATCATGGCTTTCTCTATGAGCGAGGAAGATCCAGTTGCTGGTGCACGTGTTATTCACACTTTCCTTAAGGAAAAAGCGAATGAGAAGTTAGTTGTTAAAGCAATTGCACACGACGGTGAAGTTCACGACGGTTCTGCATTGAAAGCAATCGCATCACTCCCAACGAAGGAAGAAGCGATTTCAATGTTCTTAGCTGTATTGAAAGCACCAGTTCAGAAGCTTGCGGCAACTTTAGCTTCAGTAAGAGACAAGAAAGAAGCAGAAGCTGCTTAA
- the rplL gene encoding 50S ribosomal protein L7/L12, producing the protein MAISHEDILNAIEEMKTAEVMELISAIEEKFGVTAAVAVAAGPAGDAGAAAEAQTEFDVVMTSAGEKKINVIKVVRGITGLGLGDAKALVESAPATIKEQVSKDEADKIKAELEEAGASVELK; encoded by the coding sequence ATGGCAATCTCACATGAAGATATCCTTAATGCAATCGAAGAGATGAAAACTGCAGAAGTTATGGAGTTAATCTCAGCAATCGAAGAAAAATTCGGCGTAACTGCAGCAGTAGCTGTAGCAGCAGGTCCAGCAGGCGACGCTGGCGCAGCAGCAGAAGCTCAAACTGAGTTTGATGTTGTAATGACTTCAGCAGGCGAGAAGAAAATCAACGTGATCAAAGTTGTACGTGGAATCACAGGTCTTGGTCTTGGTGATGCTAAAGCACTCGTTGAGAGCGCACCAGCAACAATCAAAGAGCAAGTATCTAAAGATGAAGCTGACAAAATCAAAGCTGAGCTTGAAGAAGCTGGCGCATCAGTTGAGCTCAAATAA